The Syntrophotalea acetylenivorans genome contains the following window.
GCCGCAAAGACGCAAAGGAAACCCGAAGAGAAGGGTTTTGACTTTCTTTGCGTCTTTGCGGCTTGAGCGACTGAAAGGAGCGAGCGTGAGAATGTTTTTGAATTTTAATCCTTTTTTCTAATGTCTATGTATAAGGTCTTTTTCGACCTCGGGGTTTGACAAGGTCCAACCTGGCGGGTATTTAAAAGGGCGAGCCTATGCGCTGGAAATTAATAAACATTTCATGATCCCCCTTGAAAAGGAGCTGATTTCGTGCTGACTCAGACCAAGGCCTGGCAGGATCTCTCGAAACATTGGCGAGACGTATCTGGATTGCACATGCGGGATCTGTTTGCTGCAGAGCCTGACCGTTTCGAACGCTTTTCCCTGTCTGTGGAAAATATTCTCTTTGATTTTTCGAAAAACCGCATTACCGACGAAACCCTGAAACTTCTGTTCGATCTGGCGCGGGAGACGGGGGTGGAAGAAAAACGCGAACGCATGTTTGCCGGTGAAGCGATCAATTTTACCGAAGGCCGGTCCGTGCTGCATGTGGCTCTACGCAATTTTTCCGACCGGCCCATGCCGGTGGCCGGCAAGGACGTCATGCCGCAAGTGCGCCGCGTACTGCAACAGATGAAGCGTTTTTGTGCACAGGTGCATAGTGGCGACTGGCTCGGATACAGTGGCCTGCCGGTGCGTGATGTGGTTAATATCGGAATCGGTGGTTCGGACCTCGGTCCTCTGATGGTCACCGAAGCCCTTAAGCCCTATGGCCAGAAGGGACTGCGGGTTCACTTCGTTTCCAACGTCGATGCGTCTCATTTAACGGAAACTCTCAAAGACCTCAACCCCGAAACGACCCTGTTTCTCATCGCCTCCAAGACCTTCTCCACTCAGGAGACCTTGACGAACGCCCATTCGGCCCGAGATTGGTTGCTGGGTGCCGCCGGAGATGAACGGGCGGTTGCCAAGCACTTTGTCGCCCTTTCCAGCCATGTGGAGCGGGTGCGCCGGTTCGGCATCGACCCGCAAAATATGTTCGAGTTTTGGGATTGGGTCGGTGGGCGCTATTCTTTGTGGTCGGCTATTGGTCTGTCCATCGCCCTCTATGTCGGTATGGATCAGTTTGAAGAGTTGCTGGCCGGTGCCCATATCGTGGACGAGCATTTTCGGCAGGAACCACTGGAAAGTAATATCCCTGTCATTATGGGATTGCTCGGTATCTGGTACGCTAACTTTTTTGGCGCCAAAAGCCATGCTGTTCTGCCTTACGATCAATATTTGCACCGCTTTCCCGCTTATCTGCAACAGGGAGATATGGAAAGCAACGGTAAACGCGTACGTTCTAATGGTCAGCCGGTGCAATGGTCCACCGGGCCGGTCGTTTGGGGCGAACCGGGCACCAACGGTCAGCATGCTTTCTATCAACTCATTCATCAGGGCACCCACTTGGTGCCGGCCGATTTTCTGGCGGCCGTGGTCGGGCCTCATCCCCTGGGTCGGCATCATGCGATTTTGCTCTCCAACTTCTTTGCTCAGCCCGAAGCACTGATGAAGGGGCGTACGGAGCAGGAAGCCCGTCAAGAGATGCAGAATGCCGATCTTGACGCCAATGAGATTGAGCGCCTGTTGCCCCATCGCCAGTTCCCCGGCAATCGACCGAGTAATTC
Protein-coding sequences here:
- the pgi gene encoding glucose-6-phosphate isomerase gives rise to the protein MLTQTKAWQDLSKHWRDVSGLHMRDLFAAEPDRFERFSLSVENILFDFSKNRITDETLKLLFDLARETGVEEKRERMFAGEAINFTEGRSVLHVALRNFSDRPMPVAGKDVMPQVRRVLQQMKRFCAQVHSGDWLGYSGLPVRDVVNIGIGGSDLGPLMVTEALKPYGQKGLRVHFVSNVDASHLTETLKDLNPETTLFLIASKTFSTQETLTNAHSARDWLLGAAGDERAVAKHFVALSSHVERVRRFGIDPQNMFEFWDWVGGRYSLWSAIGLSIALYVGMDQFEELLAGAHIVDEHFRQEPLESNIPVIMGLLGIWYANFFGAKSHAVLPYDQYLHRFPAYLQQGDMESNGKRVRSNGQPVQWSTGPVVWGEPGTNGQHAFYQLIHQGTHLVPADFLAAVVGPHPLGRHHAILLSNFFAQPEALMKGRTEQEARQEMQNADLDANEIERLLPHRQFPGNRPSNSFLYRKLTPRTLGSLIALYEHKIFVQGAIWDINSFDQWGVELGKQLAGTILQELEEEGAANGHDASTNGLINYYKKSSGRLD